One segment of Pseudanabaena sp. FACHB-2040 DNA contains the following:
- a CDS encoding VOC family protein codes for MIAVEAPLHIAVLVSDLSRAEAFYGGLLQLEKVNRPMSFPGSWYQVGAFQIHLIVAQGLQKPLQNSEKWGRNPHLALAVKDLKAAKAVLVAAGYPVQLSASGRAALFTQDPDSNVIEMSQG; via the coding sequence ATGATTGCGGTTGAGGCTCCTCTTCATATCGCTGTGCTGGTGAGCGATTTGTCACGGGCAGAGGCTTTCTATGGTGGGCTTTTGCAGCTAGAGAAAGTAAATCGTCCCATGAGCTTTCCGGGCAGTTGGTATCAGGTAGGTGCTTTCCAGATTCACTTAATTGTGGCCCAGGGTTTGCAAAAACCGCTGCAAAATTCAGAGAAGTGGGGCCGCAACCCGCATCTGGCTTTGGCTGTCAAAGATCTCAAGGCTGCTAAGGCTGTATTGGTAGCTGCAGGTTACCCGGTTCAGCTCAGTGCGTCTGGTAGGGCCGCCTTGTTTACACAGGACCCAGACAGCAATGTAATTGAGATGAGCCAGGGGTAA
- the rpsU gene encoding 30S ribosomal protein S21 — translation MAQVILGENEGIESALRRFKRQVSKADIFSDIKKNRHFETPLQKEKRKALSRRKKRRFRSRAQGQ, via the coding sequence ATGGCTCAAGTCATTTTGGGTGAAAACGAAGGGATTGAATCAGCTCTACGCCGCTTTAAACGTCAGGTTTCTAAAGCGGATATTTTCTCAGACATCAAAAAGAACCGCCACTTTGAAACGCCTCTACAAAAGGAAAAGCGGAAGGCGTTGTCCCGCCGTAAGAAGCGCCGTTTTCGCTCTCGAGCTCAAGGGCAATGA
- a CDS encoding RNA-binding protein has translation MSIYVGNLSYQVTEAAVSEIFSEYGTVKRVQLPTDRETGRLRGFGFVEMSSEAEETAAIDALDGAEWMGRDLKVNKARPREERPASGGWGGGGGGDRGRRNDRRY, from the coding sequence ATGTCAATCTACGTTGGAAACCTGTCTTACCAGGTAACCGAGGCGGCAGTCAGCGAAATCTTCTCAGAGTACGGCACCGTTAAGCGGGTCCAACTGCCTACCGACCGGGAAACAGGTCGTCTGCGCGGCTTCGGGTTCGTTGAAATGTCCTCAGAAGCTGAAGAAACGGCTGCCATTGATGCCCTTGACGGAGCTGAGTGGATGGGCCGTGACCTTAAAGTCAATAAGGCTAGACCCCGTGAAGAGCGGCCTGCCTCCGGTGGTTGGGGTGGCGGCGGCGGTGGTGACCGTGGCCGTCGTAACGATCGTCGCTACTAG
- a CDS encoding DUF6335 family protein, which produces MMNNPAEEAFLESDQDLSQGSEYPSESAFQENIGIEAGDDEAEAARIGMADHSQLLGAEVETDTAHMEAEPPPTGGGLSSLPEQTKVVGDEAVGGTVSLPGQNVADDIAESVGVQVPDGHPLNVTDKMYARDERRWELDPESDGRPSEA; this is translated from the coding sequence ATGATGAATAATCCAGCGGAAGAGGCATTTCTTGAGTCAGACCAAGACCTGAGCCAGGGTTCTGAGTACCCCTCTGAGTCAGCCTTTCAAGAAAACATTGGTATTGAAGCAGGCGACGATGAAGCTGAGGCTGCTCGCATTGGTATGGCTGACCATAGTCAGCTCTTAGGGGCCGAGGTCGAAACAGACACAGCTCATATGGAAGCCGAGCCACCGCCTACAGGGGGAGGGTTGTCTAGCCTACCAGAACAGACAAAAGTAGTTGGTGACGAAGCGGTTGGAGGCACTGTCTCGCTGCCTGGCCAGAACGTAGCAGATGATATTGCTGAGTCAGTTGGGGTACAAGTGCCGGATGGTCACCCACTCAATGTGACCGATAAAATGTATGCCAGAGACGAGCGGCGTTGGGAATTAGATCCCGAATCAGACGGGCGTCCGAGCGAAGCCTAG
- the glpX gene encoding class II fructose-bisphosphatase: MENTLGLEIIEVVEQAAIASSRWMGKGDKNTADQVAVEAMRERMNKIHMRGRIVIGEGERDDAPMLYIGEQVGICTQPDAADFCNPDELMEIDIAVDPCEGTNLVAYGQNGSMAVLAISEKGGLFAAPDFYMKKLAAPPQAKGKVDINKSATENLKILSECLDRAIEELVVVVMKRDRHTDLIKEIREAGARVKLISDGDVSAAIACAFSGTNTHALMGIGAAPEGVISAAAMRCLGGHFQGQLIYDPAVVKTGLIGESKEANLARLREMNINDPDKVYDTHELASGNTVLFAATGITTGELMEGVRFFHGGARTQSLIISSQSKTARFVDTIHMFEAPKALQLR, encoded by the coding sequence GTGGAAAATACCCTCGGATTGGAAATTATTGAGGTCGTCGAGCAGGCTGCGATCGCATCTTCCCGCTGGATGGGCAAGGGCGACAAAAACACCGCTGACCAGGTGGCGGTAGAGGCAATGCGGGAGCGTATGAACAAAATTCATATGCGGGGCCGCATCGTCATTGGCGAGGGCGAACGGGACGATGCACCGATGCTCTACATCGGTGAACAAGTGGGTATCTGCACCCAGCCCGATGCCGCTGACTTCTGCAACCCCGATGAGCTGATGGAAATCGACATCGCGGTAGACCCTTGTGAGGGCACCAACCTGGTGGCCTATGGTCAAAACGGGTCGATGGCGGTGCTGGCGATTTCCGAGAAGGGCGGTCTGTTTGCCGCACCCGACTTCTATATGAAGAAGCTAGCAGCTCCTCCTCAGGCTAAAGGCAAAGTAGACATCAATAAGTCTGCGACTGAGAACCTTAAGATTCTCTCTGAATGCCTGGATCGAGCTATTGAAGAGCTAGTCGTAGTGGTGATGAAGCGCGATCGCCACACCGATTTAATTAAAGAAATCCGGGAAGCGGGGGCTCGCGTCAAGCTGATCTCCGATGGCGATGTCTCTGCTGCCATTGCCTGTGCCTTTTCCGGAACCAACACCCATGCCCTAATGGGTATCGGGGCTGCTCCCGAAGGCGTTATTAGCGCTGCCGCAATGCGCTGCCTGGGTGGACACTTCCAGGGGCAGCTAATCTACGATCCGGCAGTGGTGAAAACGGGCCTGATTGGTGAGAGCAAGGAAGCTAACCTGGCACGCCTACGGGAAATGAACATCAACGACCCCGACAAGGTCTACGACACCCATGAACTAGCCTCTGGTAATACCGTTCTCTTTGCTGCTACTGGCATTACGACCGGGGAACTGATGGAAGGTGTGCGCTTCTTCCACGGCGGTGCTCGCACTCAGAGTCTGATTATCTCTAGCCAGTCCAAGACCGCTCGCTTTGTCGACACCATTCACATGTTCGAAGCTCCCAAAGCCCTGCAATTGCGTTAG
- a CDS encoding glutamyl-tRNA reductase produces MNIAVIGLSHKTAPVHVREKLSIPTAQTADAIAQLTSYPHVNEVSILSTCNRLEIHIVTEEVEQGVREVTQFLAEHSKLPLPELRQHLFILLHQDAVMHLMRVAAGLDSLVLGEGQILSQVKHAHQLAQQNKSAGRILDRLLKQSISAGKRVRSETSIGTGAVSISSAAAELARLKVPNLHGCRISILGAGKMARLLVQHLFSKSPCELTILNRTINRANELATQFREATIHTGTLDSMMEVVKVSDVVFTCTSATEPLLHRDNLKEILEPGRPLMLFDISVPLNVHSNVSELDNVFAFNVDDLKAVVAQNQASRRRMALEAESLLEEEVESFMDWWRSLDTVNTISCLRTKIETIREQELEKALSRLGSEFAEKHQEVIEALTRGIVNKILHDPMVQLRTQRDIEARKHAMQTLSVLFNLETASSEKFS; encoded by the coding sequence ATGAATATTGCCGTTATTGGCCTTAGCCATAAAACAGCCCCCGTTCACGTTCGTGAAAAACTCAGTATCCCAACGGCCCAAACGGCAGATGCGATCGCGCAACTCACCAGCTATCCCCACGTCAACGAGGTCTCTATTCTCAGCACCTGCAATCGACTCGAAATCCACATCGTTACCGAAGAAGTGGAGCAGGGTGTCCGAGAAGTGACCCAGTTTCTAGCCGAACACAGCAAACTGCCCCTACCCGAGCTGCGGCAGCACCTCTTCATCCTGCTGCATCAAGACGCAGTCATGCACCTAATGCGGGTAGCAGCAGGGCTAGACAGCTTAGTGCTGGGCGAAGGCCAAATTCTCTCCCAGGTTAAGCACGCTCACCAGCTAGCCCAGCAAAACAAAAGCGCAGGCCGCATTCTCGACCGGCTGCTGAAGCAGTCAATTTCAGCTGGAAAGCGTGTTCGCAGCGAAACCAGTATTGGCACCGGAGCTGTCTCAATTAGCTCTGCTGCCGCCGAACTAGCCCGCCTTAAGGTGCCTAACCTGCATGGCTGCCGCATTAGCATCTTGGGTGCGGGCAAAATGGCCCGGCTTCTGGTGCAGCACCTTTTCTCCAAATCTCCCTGCGAACTCACCATCCTCAACCGCACGATTAACCGGGCCAACGAACTAGCCACTCAGTTTCGAGAGGCTACCATTCACACCGGCACCCTTGACAGCATGATGGAGGTCGTTAAAGTCTCTGATGTGGTCTTTACCTGCACTTCTGCCACCGAGCCTCTGCTGCACCGGGACAACCTCAAGGAGATCCTTGAACCAGGCCGCCCTCTAATGCTGTTTGACATCTCTGTGCCCCTCAACGTTCACTCCAACGTCAGCGAGTTAGACAATGTCTTTGCCTTCAACGTAGACGACCTCAAAGCCGTCGTGGCCCAAAACCAGGCCAGCCGCCGCCGCATGGCGCTAGAGGCAGAAAGCCTGCTAGAGGAAGAGGTCGAAAGCTTTATGGACTGGTGGCGCTCCCTGGATACAGTCAATACCATCAGCTGTCTGCGGACCAAAATCGAGACCATTCGCGAGCAGGAGCTAGAAAAAGCGCTCTCTCGGCTGGGCAGCGAGTTTGCCGAGAAGCATCAAGAAGTAATCGAGGCGCTGACTCGCGGCATTGTCAATAAAATTCTCCACGACCCTATGGTACAGCTCCGCACCCAGCGAGATATCGAAGCTCGCAAACATGCCATGCAGACCTTGAGCGTGCTGTTCAACCTAGAAACAGCCTCTAGCGAGAAGTTTAGCTAA
- the recQ gene encoding DNA helicase RecQ, which produces MTIGAAAANTFPSLERALKHHFGYDQFRLGQRQVIEEVLKNRDVLVVMPTGGGKSLCYQLPALLKIGLTVVVSPLIALMQDQVDSLRDNGIAATFLNSTLKLEEVRSREAALRAGRIKLLYVAPERLVSPGFLQLLRDLSQTLGIAAFAIDEAHCVSEWGHDFRPEYRQLSTVRRTFPQVPILALTATATERVRQDILQQLWLNDPLLHVSSFNRHNLFYEVRPKQRQSYLELLKQVRETDGAGIIYCLSRKRVDELAARLQQDGIATLPYHAGLSDVDRAENQRRFIRDDVRLMVATLAFGMGINKPDVRFVIHYDIPRNLESYYQESGRSGRDGEPAHCTLFYSYADVATVEYLIGQKPDEQEQRIARQQLRQMIDYAESTVCRRRIQLGYFGEILPEPCGHCDNCLSPPPIEDWTIEAQKFLSCVARCRERFGAGHIIDVLRGAKKQRLLELKHNELSTYGIGKDRSVDEWRLLSRSLLHQGLLEETTDGYPVLKLNAGSWQVLRKQISVQIAIPERLQQVVEVTPPEDSLEVVQLLERLRSLRKRLADEQAVPPYVVFAESALRQMAQQRPQTPDAFARISGVGSRKLEQYGQVFTEEIRRFCQENDLPEDSASTSSFAPATRKRQSLGDTHLQTLALHHEGLSVPDIIERRQLRYSTVISHFERLLLNGHEVDLDRLVSPERQSAIRAAIAAVDSPSATAIRNHLGLIYDYPEIRLVLASLTQSGKEAATQSH; this is translated from the coding sequence ATGACGATTGGGGCTGCAGCCGCAAACACATTTCCTTCTTTAGAAAGAGCCCTTAAGCACCACTTTGGCTACGACCAGTTTCGGCTAGGTCAGCGGCAGGTCATCGAAGAGGTGCTTAAAAACCGTGACGTTCTGGTGGTTATGCCGACAGGTGGAGGCAAGTCCCTCTGCTACCAGCTGCCTGCTCTGCTGAAGATTGGGCTAACGGTAGTGGTTTCGCCCCTAATCGCGCTGATGCAAGACCAGGTAGATAGCCTGAGAGACAACGGCATTGCCGCCACCTTTTTGAACAGCACTTTGAAGCTGGAGGAGGTGCGATCGCGCGAAGCGGCCTTGCGTGCTGGCCGTATCAAGCTGCTTTATGTAGCTCCAGAACGTTTGGTTAGCCCTGGCTTTTTGCAGCTGCTGCGCGACCTCAGTCAAACGCTCGGCATTGCTGCCTTTGCCATTGACGAAGCCCACTGCGTCTCAGAATGGGGCCACGACTTTCGCCCTGAGTACCGTCAGCTCTCGACTGTGCGGCGGACCTTTCCTCAGGTGCCCATTTTGGCCCTTACGGCTACTGCCACCGAGCGGGTGCGGCAGGATATTCTGCAGCAGCTCTGGCTTAATGACCCGCTGCTGCACGTTTCGAGCTTCAATCGGCACAATCTTTTCTACGAAGTCCGGCCTAAGCAGCGCCAGTCCTACCTGGAGCTTTTGAAGCAGGTGCGGGAGACTGATGGGGCAGGCATTATTTACTGCCTCAGCCGTAAGCGGGTTGATGAGCTGGCCGCTCGCCTGCAGCAGGATGGGATTGCGACGCTGCCGTACCATGCGGGGTTGAGCGACGTTGATCGGGCTGAAAATCAGAGACGTTTCATTCGAGATGATGTGCGGCTGATGGTGGCTACCCTGGCCTTTGGCATGGGCATCAACAAGCCTGATGTGCGTTTTGTCATCCACTACGACATTCCTCGCAACCTAGAGAGCTACTACCAGGAGTCGGGCCGCTCCGGCCGTGATGGAGAACCTGCTCACTGCACGCTTTTCTACAGCTATGCCGATGTTGCTACCGTTGAATACCTGATCGGCCAAAAACCGGATGAGCAGGAGCAGCGCATTGCCCGGCAGCAGCTGCGCCAGATGATTGACTATGCCGAAAGTACAGTTTGCCGACGCAGGATTCAGCTGGGTTACTTTGGCGAAATTTTGCCAGAACCCTGCGGTCACTGCGATAACTGCCTCTCACCCCCACCAATTGAAGACTGGACTATCGAAGCGCAAAAGTTTCTCTCCTGCGTTGCTCGCTGTCGTGAGCGGTTTGGTGCAGGCCACATTATTGATGTACTGCGGGGAGCCAAAAAGCAGCGGCTGTTGGAGCTAAAGCACAATGAGCTATCTACCTACGGCATCGGTAAAGATCGATCTGTAGATGAGTGGCGGCTACTGAGTCGCTCTCTGCTGCATCAGGGTTTGCTGGAGGAAACCACTGATGGCTATCCGGTGCTCAAGCTGAATGCAGGCAGCTGGCAGGTTCTGCGAAAGCAAATTTCCGTGCAGATAGCGATTCCAGAACGGTTGCAGCAAGTGGTCGAAGTAACTCCCCCTGAGGATTCTTTAGAGGTTGTGCAGCTGCTGGAGCGGTTGCGATCGCTGCGTAAGCGCCTAGCTGACGAACAAGCTGTACCGCCCTATGTGGTTTTTGCCGAGTCGGCCCTGCGGCAGATGGCCCAGCAGCGGCCCCAAACTCCTGATGCTTTTGCTCGTATCTCAGGGGTGGGCAGCCGCAAGCTGGAGCAATACGGCCAGGTATTTACTGAAGAAATTCGCCGCTTCTGTCAGGAGAATGACCTGCCTGAAGACAGTGCTTCTACCAGTTCGTTTGCCCCGGCTACTCGCAAACGGCAGTCTTTGGGAGATACGCACCTACAGACATTAGCCCTACACCATGAAGGACTGTCTGTGCCAGACATCATCGAGCGCCGCCAATTGCGCTACAGCACTGTAATTAGTCATTTTGAGCGGCTGCTGCTTAATGGTCATGAAGTTGACCTGGATCGCCTGGTGTCTCCAGAGCGGCAAAGCGCCATTCGAGCCGCCATTGCTGCAGTGGATAGCCCTTCTGCAACGGCCATTCGCAATCACCTAGGGTTGATCTACGATTACCCAGAGATTCGCTTGGTGCTAGCTAGTCTGACTCAGTCTGGCAAGGAAGCGGCGACTCAAAGTCATTAA
- a CDS encoding tetratricopeptide repeat protein, whose translation MMSVSRNGGFEQFTDSSFPKETAADFANWYSQGEALADLGHYGEALRYFEEALAIDSTHAEGLLYTAVCLIHLQQPQAALKRCDRILAQYPDYSRAWMFRGVALQRLGRYPEAYAAFDRATADSTSTASRSVSRKIREKLVRLGILI comes from the coding sequence ATGATGTCAGTTTCTCGAAACGGTGGCTTCGAGCAGTTTACAGACAGCAGTTTCCCGAAAGAGACTGCTGCTGACTTTGCCAACTGGTATAGCCAGGGAGAGGCTTTAGCGGACCTAGGCCACTACGGTGAAGCGCTGCGTTATTTTGAGGAGGCTCTAGCCATTGATAGCACCCACGCAGAGGGTTTGCTCTATACAGCAGTCTGTCTGATTCATTTGCAGCAGCCGCAGGCGGCGCTAAAGCGGTGCGATCGCATTCTGGCTCAATATCCTGACTATTCCCGCGCTTGGATGTTCCGAGGTGTTGCCCTCCAGCGACTGGGGCGCTACCCAGAAGCCTATGCTGCTTTTGATCGGGCTACGGCAGACTCTACTTCAACCGCTAGTCGCTCTGTTAGTCGTAAGATCCGCGAAAAACTAGTTCGGCTGGGCATTTTAATTTAG
- a CDS encoding AAA family ATPase → MREDLSVLIQAQYPLVYLVTFEEERAEQTIASVAQRLKPHRRVYTWTMTHGVVEYGQPRNVTQHNSTVSPEAAIEWVMRQREPGIFVFKDLHPFKDSPAVTRCLRDAIAGFKGTQKTFILMSPVQEVPIELEKEVVVLDFDLPNMGELNQVLTDELDQARNANISTDVREKLLKAALGLTRDEAEKVYRKARVMTGRLTEDEVDIVLSEKKQLIRRNGILEYIDVDETIDSVGGLEELKHWLHQRSNAFTERAREYGLPQPKGMLILGVPGCGKSLIAKTTARLWGLPLLRLDLGRVYDGSTVGRSEANLRSALRTAESISPAILFIDEIDKAFAGTTGSSDSDGGTSSRIFGTFLTWMQEKTSPVFVMATANRVERLPSEFLRKGRFDEIFFVDLPNAEERQEIFQIHLQKRRRDIARFDLDQLTKVCEGFSGAEIEQGLVSAMYEAFAQGREFTQLDIIAAIRATLPLSKTMSEQVTALRDWARQRARPAAASVAEYQRMEF, encoded by the coding sequence ATGAGAGAAGATCTCAGTGTTCTAATACAGGCCCAATATCCTCTGGTCTATTTAGTTACCTTTGAAGAGGAGCGGGCGGAGCAGACTATCGCTTCAGTTGCCCAGCGGCTAAAGCCCCACCGCCGAGTTTATACCTGGACCATGACTCATGGAGTTGTGGAATATGGGCAGCCCCGTAATGTCACCCAGCACAACAGCACTGTTTCTCCAGAAGCCGCCATTGAGTGGGTTATGCGTCAGCGGGAGCCGGGCATCTTTGTCTTCAAAGATCTCCATCCCTTCAAAGACTCCCCGGCTGTAACGCGATGCTTAAGAGATGCGATCGCAGGTTTCAAAGGCACCCAAAAAACCTTCATTCTAATGTCTCCGGTTCAAGAAGTGCCGATTGAGCTAGAAAAAGAGGTCGTTGTTCTTGACTTTGACCTGCCTAACATGGGCGAGTTGAATCAGGTCCTGACCGATGAGCTAGACCAGGCTCGCAACGCCAACATTTCTACCGATGTGCGGGAGAAGTTGCTAAAAGCAGCCCTTGGACTGACCCGTGATGAGGCAGAAAAGGTCTATCGTAAAGCCAGGGTCATGACTGGTCGCCTGACGGAAGACGAGGTCGATATCGTTCTGTCGGAAAAGAAGCAGCTAATTCGCCGTAACGGCATTCTAGAATATATAGATGTCGATGAAACCATCGATTCTGTAGGTGGGCTAGAAGAGCTCAAGCACTGGCTACATCAACGCTCCAACGCCTTCACCGAACGAGCCCGCGAGTATGGCCTGCCTCAGCCTAAAGGAATGCTCATTTTAGGGGTACCTGGCTGCGGTAAGTCTCTAATCGCCAAGACCACTGCTCGTCTATGGGGTCTACCCCTGCTGCGCCTAGACCTAGGCCGCGTGTATGACGGTTCAACAGTAGGTCGATCTGAGGCCAATCTGCGGAGTGCGTTGAGAACGGCAGAGTCAATTTCTCCAGCTATTCTCTTCATCGATGAAATCGATAAGGCTTTCGCAGGTACTACAGGTTCCTCAGATTCTGACGGCGGCACTTCTAGCCGTATCTTTGGCACCTTCCTCACTTGGATGCAGGAAAAGACCTCCCCGGTATTTGTCATGGCCACTGCCAACCGGGTAGAGCGGCTGCCTAGCGAGTTTTTACGCAAAGGACGCTTTGACGAAATCTTCTTTGTGGATTTGCCCAACGCCGAAGAGCGTCAAGAGATTTTCCAAATTCACCTGCAGAAGCGTCGCCGCGATATTGCCCGCTTTGACCTTGACCAGCTTACCAAGGTCTGCGAAGGATTTTCCGGAGCTGAAATCGAACAAGGTTTGGTTTCAGCCATGTATGAAGCATTTGCCCAAGGGCGCGAGTTCACTCAGTTGGACATTATCGCCGCCATCCGGGCTACGCTGCCCCTGTCCAAGACCATGAGTGAACAGGTGACGGCCCTGCGCGATTGGGCACGTCAGCGGGCACGACCCGCAGCAGCCTCCGTCGCTGAATATCAGCGAATGGAGTTCTAA
- a CDS encoding DUF1257 domain-containing protein: MSHFSTLRTKVTEAEILKQSLRDLGISVKTEADVRGYNGQRVRADIVAVLEGEYDLGWSRNADGSFDLIADLWGVAKKHNQTELINSINQKYAVNKTLAEVKRPGLQNANVKLVLQ; the protein is encoded by the coding sequence ATGTCTCACTTCAGCACTCTTCGTACCAAAGTTACCGAAGCTGAAATTCTCAAGCAGTCTCTGCGCGACCTAGGCATCAGCGTTAAGACTGAAGCTGATGTTCGTGGCTACAATGGCCAGCGCGTTCGGGCTGACATCGTTGCCGTTCTGGAAGGTGAGTATGATCTGGGCTGGTCTCGCAATGCCGACGGCTCCTTCGATCTAATCGCTGACCTGTGGGGCGTTGCCAAAAAGCATAACCAAACTGAGTTGATCAACTCCATCAACCAGAAGTATGCCGTGAACAAGACCCTCGCTGAAGTTAAGCGTCCTGGTCTGCAAAACGCCAACGTCAAACTGGTGCTCCAGTAA
- a CDS encoding inositol monophosphatase family protein, translated as MQDLTEAQLSAIKQILLDCGKEARQLAAQPFQVFEKGLNDYVTTVDQALDKRLLAVFQALFPQDGIITEENFRSQQTYQHDYARYWLIDPIDGTEEFMQQGQSYAIMVGLVTQHQPRAGWVYAPAYDHLYWGGLNWGLFEQRSGAAPAPLVPQIPVPVGGPVCPIMIGDKDQRRFGDAIAQAIPTTQFATSGSFGLKVLEVIKGQVGLYLYLNGRVKLWDTTGPIALAQAAGLICCDLEGNPLRFDPEVIDPATLAHQQSILVGWPQYIEALRPTIKQAVAQVLAQEVEAKIRPQ; from the coding sequence ATGCAAGACCTGACCGAGGCCCAACTGTCAGCGATTAAACAGATTCTACTGGACTGCGGCAAAGAGGCTCGTCAGCTGGCGGCTCAACCGTTTCAGGTGTTTGAAAAGGGTCTCAACGACTATGTCACTACCGTAGATCAGGCCCTAGATAAACGACTGCTGGCGGTCTTTCAAGCGCTCTTTCCCCAAGACGGCATTATCACTGAGGAAAACTTCAGGTCTCAGCAGACCTACCAGCATGATTATGCCCGCTACTGGCTGATCGATCCCATCGACGGCACTGAGGAATTTATGCAGCAGGGACAGAGTTACGCAATTATGGTGGGACTCGTGACACAGCACCAGCCGCGAGCCGGCTGGGTCTATGCTCCTGCCTATGACCATCTTTACTGGGGTGGGTTAAACTGGGGCTTGTTTGAGCAGCGCTCAGGCGCAGCGCCAGCTCCCCTAGTTCCTCAGATACCGGTTCCTGTTGGTGGGCCAGTCTGCCCGATTATGATTGGGGATAAGGATCAGCGGCGGTTTGGCGATGCGATCGCACAGGCAATTCCCACTACCCAGTTCGCAACCTCCGGCAGCTTCGGCCTAAAAGTTTTAGAAGTGATTAAAGGCCAGGTTGGTCTTTATCTCTACCTTAACGGCCGGGTCAAACTGTGGGACACCACTGGGCCCATCGCCCTAGCCCAAGCTGCAGGGCTTATCTGCTGCGATCTAGAAGGCAACCCGCTGCGCTTTGACCCCGAAGTCATCGATCCCGCCACGCTTGCTCACCAGCAGAGCATTTTAGTCGGTTGGCCCCAATACATAGAAGCGCTACGACCCACCATCAAGCAAGCTGTGGCTCAGGTTCTCGCCCAGGAAGTCGAAGCCAAAATTCGCCCTCAGTAA
- a CDS encoding Crp/Fnr family transcriptional regulator, with product MQPDTFSTLFPLFNAASPETVEWLLSVATEHEYPADRAVLMEDAWGNAVYFIESGWVKVRRHAGEGFLTLAVLGQGDFFGEMAILDESPRSTDVVALTSVKLLSISAQRFIQTLFKDPQLHHRMLQLMVQRLRMTNFRFQLRNQPPAVKLANTLAVLNEAYGKPSGDGSEILYIPFKDLADVTDITEDEASKIMAKLAEKGWLRVESDRQVVTLINLKQLNHLAGRL from the coding sequence ATGCAGCCTGACACTTTTAGCACGCTGTTCCCTTTGTTCAATGCGGCCAGTCCAGAAACCGTTGAGTGGTTGTTATCCGTTGCGACGGAGCATGAATATCCCGCCGATCGCGCTGTGCTAATGGAAGATGCTTGGGGTAATGCAGTTTATTTTATTGAATCGGGCTGGGTCAAAGTTCGCCGCCATGCAGGAGAAGGCTTCTTAACGCTAGCCGTTTTGGGGCAAGGAGACTTCTTCGGTGAGATGGCTATTTTAGACGAATCTCCCCGCTCAACCGACGTAGTAGCCCTGACCAGTGTAAAGCTGCTAAGTATTTCTGCTCAGCGGTTTATTCAAACCCTTTTCAAAGATCCTCAGCTGCATCACCGTATGCTGCAGCTAATGGTGCAGCGGCTGCGCATGACCAACTTCCGATTCCAGCTCCGGAATCAGCCTCCGGCAGTTAAGCTAGCCAATACCCTAGCGGTACTTAACGAAGCCTATGGCAAACCCAGCGGCGACGGCAGCGAAATCCTCTACATTCCATTCAAAGACCTAGCCGACGTTACCGATATTACTGAAGACGAAGCCAGCAAAATTATGGCCAAACTGGCTGAAAAAGGCTGGTTGAGAGTAGAGTCTGACCGCCAGGTGGTTACGCTGATCAATCTGAAGCAGCTCAACCATTTGGCCGGACGACTGTAG
- a CDS encoding TerB family tellurite resistance protein encodes MTLQPPPPPSISPRQMTLMRIVASLAWSDGNLATEEVNLMLDRFSSLFSVTAERQQILRQELQDYLMQNIPLEELVPKLPAQEEREVVLQLAYEVISASARAPEEPVINPEEEAAYQRLVALLDLPTSVVEKVEQEAKADLQQPQNIVDRMTDRLRRFIEHP; translated from the coding sequence ATGACCCTACAGCCCCCACCGCCACCGTCTATTTCCCCTCGTCAGATGACGCTCATGCGAATTGTGGCGTCTCTCGCCTGGAGCGATGGCAACCTGGCGACCGAAGAAGTAAACCTAATGCTAGATCGGTTTAGCAGCCTATTTTCTGTTACGGCAGAGCGGCAGCAAATCCTGCGCCAAGAACTGCAGGATTATCTGATGCAAAACATTCCACTAGAAGAACTGGTGCCCAAACTTCCTGCCCAGGAAGAGCGTGAGGTTGTGCTGCAGCTAGCCTATGAGGTTATCAGTGCCAGTGCTCGTGCACCAGAAGAGCCAGTTATTAACCCCGAAGAAGAAGCAGCCTATCAGCGGCTGGTGGCGCTGTTGGATCTTCCCACTAGCGTAGTGGAGAAAGTAGAGCAGGAAGCCAAAGCCGACCTGCAACAGCCCCAAAACATCGTAGATCGGATGACAGACCGCTTGCGGCGCTTCATTGAGCATCCCTGA